A genomic stretch from Terriglobales bacterium includes:
- a CDS encoding ABATE domain-containing protein: MGFLFVGNRLCLDFVNTRVIEHGRPVDYLQSGDDVWRWLKAADAAAPSTGTKSRRQQLLREARALRAAVEGLAARLAAGRPVPPSSVAAINRVLRARREHLQLVRAAGGFRTARQSEAADTLGSLAPVALSAARLLTEDDPSRVRRCGNPACILYFYDTTRSRTRRWCSMQGCGNRLKVAAHRQRLRN; the protein is encoded by the coding sequence GTGGGCTTCCTGTTCGTGGGCAACCGGCTGTGCCTGGACTTCGTCAATACCCGTGTCATCGAGCACGGCCGTCCGGTGGACTACCTGCAGAGCGGAGACGACGTATGGCGCTGGCTGAAGGCGGCAGACGCAGCTGCTCCCTCAACCGGGACGAAGTCGCGCCGCCAGCAGCTGCTGCGGGAAGCGCGCGCGTTGCGGGCTGCCGTCGAAGGCCTGGCGGCGCGCCTGGCAGCGGGCCGGCCGGTGCCGCCGTCCTCGGTCGCTGCCATCAACCGGGTATTGCGCGCGCGGCGCGAGCACCTGCAACTGGTGCGTGCGGCAGGCGGGTTCCGCACGGCGCGCCAGAGCGAAGCCGCCGACACCCTCGGCTCGCTCGCTCCCGTCGCTTTATCCGCTGCGCGGTTGCTGACGGAAGATGACCCCTCGCGCGTTCGTCGCTGCGGCAATCCTGCCTGCATCCTCTATTTCTATGACACCACCCGCAGCCGCACCCGGCGCTGGTGCAGCATGCAAGGCTGCGGCAACCGGCTGAAAGTGGCGGCGCACCGGCAGCGTCTGAGAAACTGA